A genome region from Prionailurus viverrinus isolate Anna chromosome A3, UM_Priviv_1.0, whole genome shotgun sequence includes the following:
- the EEF1A2 gene encoding elongation factor 1-alpha 2, whose product MGKEKTHINIVVIGHVDSGKSTTTGHLIYKCGGIDKRTIEKFEKEAAEMGKGSFKYAWVLDKLKAERERGITIDISLWKFETTKYYITIIDAPGHRDFIKNMITGTSQADCAVLIVAAGVGEFEAGISKNGQTREHALLAYTLGVKQLIVGVNKMDSTEPAYSEKRYDEIVKEVSAYIKKIGYNPATVPFVPISGWHGDNMLEPSPNMPWFKGWKVERKEGNASGVSLLEALDTILPPTRPTDKPLRLPLQDVYKIGGIGTVPVGRVETGILRPGMVVTFAPVNITTEVKSVEMHHEALSEALPGDNVGFNVKNVSVKDIRRGNVCGDSKSDPPQEAAQFTSQVIILNHPGQISAGYSPVIDCHTAHIACKFAELKEKIDRRSGKKLEDNPKALKSGDAAIVEMVPGKPMCVESFSQYPPLGRFAVRDMRQTVAVGVIKNVEKKSGGAGKVTKSAQKAQKAGK is encoded by the exons ATGGGCAAGGAGAAGACCCACATCAACATCGTGGTCATAGGCCACGTGGACTCCGGCAAGTCCACCACCACGGGCCACCTCATCTACAAGTGCGGAGGCATCGACAAGAGGACCATCGAGAAGTTTGAGAAGGAGGCGGCCGAG atgGGGAAGGGCTCCTTCAAGTACGCCTGGGTGCTGGACAAACTGAAGGCGGAGCGGGAGCGCGGCATCACCATCGACATCTCCCTCTGGAAGTTCGAGACCACCAAGTACTACATCACCATCATCGATGCCCCCGGCCACCGCGACTTCATCAAGAACATGATCACTGGCACGTcccag GCGGACTGCGCGGTGCTCATAGTGGCTGCAGGAGTGGGCGAGTTCGAGGCGGGCATCTCCAAGAACGGGCAGACCCGTGAGCACGCGCTGCTGGCCTACACGCTGGGCGTGAAGCAGCTCATCGTGGGGGTCAACAAGATGGACTCCACGGAGCCCGCCTACAGCGAGAAGCGCTACGACGAGATTGTCAAGGAGGTCAGCGCCTACATCAAGAAGATCGGCTACAACCCCGCCACTGTGCCCTTCGTGCCCATCTCCGGCTGGCACGGCGACAACATGCTGGAGCCCTCCCCCAAC ATGCCGTGGTTCAAGGGCTGGAAAGTGGAGCGTAAGGAGGGGAACGCCAGCGGCGTGTCCCTGCTGGAGGCCCTGGACACCATCCTGCCCCCTACACGCCCCACAGATAAGCCCCTGCGCCTGCCACTGCAGGACGTGTACAAGATCGGCG GCATTGGCACCGTGCCCGTGGGCCGAGTGGAGACGGGCATCCTTCGGCCGGGCATGGTGGTGACCTTTGCACCCGTCAACATCACCACCGAGGTGAAGTCAGTGGAAATGCACCATGAGGCCCTGAGTGAGGCCCTGCCTGGCGACAACGTCGGCTTCAATGTGAAGAATGTGTCGGTCAAGGACATCCGCCGAGGCAACGTGTGTGGGGACAGCAAGTCCGACCCACCCCAGGAGGCTGCCCAGTTCACCTCCCAG GTTATCATCCTGAACCACCCAGGGCAGATCAGTGCCGGCTACTCACCGGTCATCGACTGCCACACGGCACACATCGCCTGCAAGTTTGCCGAGCTGAAGGAGAAGATTGACCGGCGCTCAGGCAAGAAGCTGGAGGACAACCCCAAAGCCCTGAAATCCGGTGACGCAGCCATCGTGGAGATGGTCCCTGGGAAGCCCATGTGTGTGGAGAGCTTCTCACAGTACCCACCTCTCG GCCGCTTCGCCGTGCGCGACATGCGGCAGACGGTGGCCGTGGGCGTCATCAAGAACGTGGAAAAGAAGAGCGGCGGCGCCGGCAAGGTCACCAAGTCCGCGCAGAAGGCTCAGAAGGCGGGCAAGTGA